The following coding sequences are from one Virgibacillus necropolis window:
- a CDS encoding DUF420 domain-containing protein yields MPLLPTISTFFILLSAILVAFGWRFIIKGKPKTHKKTMIAAAISALIFFIIYVSRTIFIGNTSFGGPEDIEVYYTIFLIFHILLATTGAIFGVITITLALKRKISIHRKIGPVTSIIWFFSAITGVMVYLLLYIIYEGGETTSMLKAILGG; encoded by the coding sequence ATGCCCTTATTACCTACAATTAGTACCTTTTTTATTCTTCTAAGTGCGATTCTTGTTGCATTTGGATGGCGGTTTATCATTAAAGGTAAGCCAAAAACTCACAAAAAAACAATGATAGCAGCTGCTATCAGTGCGTTAATTTTCTTCATCATTTATGTTTCAAGAACAATATTTATTGGGAATACAAGCTTTGGTGGACCTGAAGATATAGAAGTTTATTATACTATATTTTTGATTTTCCATATTCTCCTAGCTACTACAGGAGCTATATTCGGCGTAATTACGATAACATTGGCGCTAAAAAGAAAAATAAGTATTCATCGTAAAATTGGACCAGTAACTAGTATTATTTGGTTTTTTAGTGCTATTACTGGTGTAATGGTATATCTGCTTTTGTATATCATATACGAAGGCGGGGAAACAACAAGTATGTTAAAGGCGATATTGGGTGGGTGA
- a CDS encoding cupin domain-containing protein has protein sequence MHRHDPQYYVSKLELVPHPEGGYYKRTFESGERTSDQELKVNFAGKRKLYTSIYFLLRSHDVSHFHRLKSDELWYYHAGSPLTIHIIDENGKYKEIKLGLNFDKGEVPQALVSKNSIFGSSVMDGDTFSLVGCMVSPGFEFQDFELFTQRDLLLKYPQHKDIIMKLAYEKIPENS, from the coding sequence ATGCATAGACATGACCCGCAGTATTATGTATCAAAGCTTGAACTAGTTCCACATCCAGAGGGTGGGTATTATAAAAGGACATTTGAATCTGGGGAACGGACTTCTGATCAAGAATTAAAAGTGAATTTTGCAGGAAAGAGGAAGCTTTATACGAGCATTTATTTCCTATTAAGGTCTCATGACGTATCCCATTTTCATCGTTTAAAATCCGATGAATTATGGTATTATCACGCTGGAAGTCCTTTAACGATTCATATTATTGATGAGAATGGGAAATATAAAGAGATTAAATTAGGATTAAACTTCGATAAAGGAGAAGTCCCACAAGCGTTAGTATCGAAAAATTCTATTTTTGGATCGTCCGTTATGGATGGGGATACATTCTCATTAGTAGGGTGTATGGTTTCGCCAGGTTTTGAATTTCAAGACTTTGAATTGTTCACCCAGAGAGATCTTTTGTTAAAATATCCGCAACATAAGGATATAATCATGAAGTTAGCATATGAAAAAATTCCAGAAAACAGTTAA